AATCGGGGTCAGATCGACACAGCTTTCGTTATGCCAGAATTCGATTTTGTCGCGGGCTTCTTTCTTCAACGCCAGCTTATCGACGAGTTCGGGGGGGAGGCAGGCCGTTGGGCGGGATTGAGTATTGCCTTCCGGCAGATAGTGAATGATCTGCTGTTGTATTTCACGCGAGTTCACTTTGATTGATAAAAGATAAGCTCCGGGGGTGACGTATTCGGGATCGGAAAAATGGCTAAGATCAATGTCACTACGCTCATCGACATCCAGTACATCAACGTTAAATTCCGTTGCACTGATCGATGTTGTACTCAAAGAAAAAATAAAAACGCTATAGCGAAATAGCGCCGATTTTACGTTTTCTTTGAGCGTTATATTCTTCATTGCCATAGGAATATGTGCTTGAGTAGATGCCGCGTTGTGGTTATTCATTCATGTCAGCCGACATGAATGAATAAGGTGCAAGGGGAGGATGTCTCCCCATTTTTTTCCCATACAGTGTGGCTAGCCGATCAATATTTATTGATAGGACACGACAAAGTTAGCGGTGCTGGCGAAAGAACCTGTAGTCACGGCAGGTGCCTCTCCTTCCTGTGGAGTAGGAAGCTTGGTTACATAAGACGTGAAGGAGAAAATGTTGTCTCCATTTGCCAGTGGTGTGGCGGGAACGGCTGGCGTGGTTCCATCAAACTTAATTTTTTCACCGATGCGTTCGACTGCAATACCTGCACCCCCAGCACTGCCGTTTAATGCCAGCAGTTCATTATTGGTGCCGGATGCCACGCCGCCGGAGAAAACAATTTTGGCGCTGGTCGCGGTATCCAGACTGCAATCTCTTAATGTGATATCGAACGGCTTAATTTCTGACGTGCCGCCGTTTTCCAGCACGGTTTTGCTGATTTCACCAAACTCGATCGTTTGGTGCAGATCTTCCTGAGAGACGGAGCAGGGGGTATCAATAATTTTTCCTTTGAACGTCACAGAACCATTATGTGAATCTGCGGCATAGGCACTGAAAGAAAATACCACGGGGATGAGGGACGTCAGGGCGATCTTTGATAATTTCATATTGTGCTCTCTCTGTTGGTTACTCTATTTAAAAGATGAACGCTATGCACGAGTGCTTTTCCGTATTCATGCATAACGGATCGTTGCTGCTCTTTTTGAATGACTCTATTGGTTGGCTGATGGTTGATTACCTTTCGTATGGCAATATATTCATCAGCCGCCAACCCAGATTGCTCTGGAACGAGGTGAATAGTAGGGTTATGGGATATTGCAGTCAAATATATTGATTTAAATACTTTTATTTAGTTTAAATGTTTTAAATTTACGTTTATTTAGATTTTTGTTCTATTTAGTGTTTTTCTGCTTTCGGGAGGTATTAAGGGGTAAAAATATAAATTCAGACATAAATCATGTTAATTCAACGCGTTATTTAGTATTCCCTTGCTTTGTATGGCTATGGTGTAAGGTCTCTGTCTTTTTATAAAAATAATGAAATGTCTTTTTATTTATATTGTTCTTAAACGAATGTTAAATAACCTTTGACAATAAATTGGTAAGTTTTATATCCTTGACTGATATAGCGACTTTGCGCGCTATATAATTGATTTTACTTTTATAGATAACGTATCGGTTGTTTTGGTGGAGTGCTATTTTCAGACTATTCTGTAGGTATTTTCATTAAAAAATAACGTATCTATCAAGCTACTTATAAAAAACGATAACGTCTCTTAATCGTGATGGAAAAAGGTCGTATGGTTTATTTGATTAATGATTTAATCATTTTTAATGAAGGAGAGGGGACACTTGCATGGATAGAACGTGAAAACGAAGCAACTTCTTTGAGTTTCCCTGTTTCTCGCTTGTTCTGCTTGCTCATTGAGAATCAGGGAGTTACGTTAAGCCGCGATTTTTTATTAAAGGAAGCATTAGAAAAACACGCACTTTGTCCTTCTCTTAATAATCTCAACAACTATCTTTCTCTCCTAAGGAAAGTATTGCGCGAATTTGACCTTTCAGATGCGATTGTGACTATTCCTAAATTGGGTATTATTTTTAACGTTAAAAGCGTCACTAACTATCCAGCAGTGGGTGAGGAGGAAAAAGAGAAAGAAAGGTTAAATCAGGAGGTTGAAGATAAAATTGAAGAAGATATCGATGACGGGGAAAAGTCATTTTCTATAGAGCATCACGCCATTCCTGAACCCGTAAAAAAGCAGAAATACATCATGTTCCTTCTCATATGGGCTGCGATAGTTGGGGTTTTTCTACTCGCGTTGGAGAACATCAATCGTTTTCCCTATCGGCCTCTTGTCGACGTGAAGATGAGCGGGAAATGCGATTTGTTTTATTTATATGACAGCGTTGGTTATCCTCTCCCCATCGACTATGAGAATCTCTGTTCAGATAACACATTGTTCTTCCTGTCTAAAAAAATCGTTATATCTGAAATGCTGGATAAGAAAAGTGAAATCGTTATTTCCTGCAGGAAAGATGGGAAGGGATGTGTAACTTATGTTAATAATTAAAGTCAGAAAGAAAATTTTTTGCACCACGGTGGTGCTTTTTATTTCATTTTCCCTGGGGATTATTTTTTATTTAAAAAGCAACTTATACAGAAAGCCGCTGATATGTCAGGGTGAGGTCACTTTTTATTCAGAAGAGCAACGTATCAGAACGGAATATGACGTCTATTTTTATCTAAATAATAAAAATAGAGCGCTGGTTTTAGTCAACGGCTTTTACCTCGGAAAGGATGGCGTGCCGCTGACGATTCGGCGTACATTCAGTTTTGACTCCGTTTGGGAAGGGAACCGATTAATGGTGCACAATATCCTGATAAACAAGAACATCAATGACAAAGCCCCCAATGATGCGATTCCCATATTGGCGGAAAATGATGTTATCCAGTTTGAAATGCTGACGAAGCATGCCTATCTGATTAGCACCGTACAATCGAAGATGGCGTGTAATATCCGCGATTAATGCCTGTAGAAATGGCTTGAGCCGCACAGTAAAAGGCTATCGAAAACCAAGCCAGATAGGGTTCTCGACAGTTTTCATTCTGCATGGCTCGGCTTCATCAGCATCGGGTGGCATTGTTGCCTTCGACTGCTTTCTGCTATGCCTCTTTCAATGGCAGTGTCGTCATGCAGGTCTGGCTGTCGTCATAGGTCGCAAACGGTGAACTGGCTACGCGCCCCTGATAGGTGACATTGATGGTTCCTTCAATATTGCGTGGTAACCATACGCCGACAAAACCATTCTGATGGCTGCTCAGGGTTTTCTGCACGATAACGTTACCTGCTTTATCCGTGATTTTTACCTCAAACGCCGTATTGGCGAGCTCACCCTTACACTCGGATAAACTGTGGTTAAAGCAGGGATGGGTTTGCTGAATATAAGGGGCGAATGAGAGATAAAATTTATCCCCTAACGGATAGCTGTACTGCTGTTGCCCATCGGATAGCTTCAGTTCCTTGCTGGTAACCGATGCGCTGTAGGGCAACGGTCTTGCCTGCGGCGATTGATCGATCGTATCGACAATCTGCTCGACAGTTTTCCCCGCCAGCCCCTGTTTGGCCAGGAACGCGTTGGCGTCAGTTGCCGCAGCGACACCCGGACCGCTCAATGTCAGAGCGAGTAGCGCTGCCATCATCTTTATCTTCATCATCATCTCCTCTCAATAGCGTCATCATCTGGAATCACAGGTTATGACGCTACACCTTCCCCCTACGGGAAGGTCAAAGGGTGGGATGTATAGAAAGGTAAAGTAATGTATTTACTGGTTTTTTATTGATTCTGGTCAATTTTATATCATGTTAAATGGCAGGTATATCCTGCCTTTATTGATGCGGGTCATGAGTCAAATTTTCTTAAGCCTTACTTACTGACCCGACCAGTAAAACTCGATGCGGATCCCGCTTGGCTCATAGCACATCATATGCATTGCCGGGCCACCGCTCACTAAAGCGGGCGCAAATTCAATGTTGATGTTATGCGCTGATAATTTCTCAGCGATCTCAAGCAGCGCCGCTTTGCTATCAACCTTAATGGCAAGATGATGCAAGCCGACATGACGTTTTCGATCGAACTGAACCGGCTCGGTGGTTTGCGTCTGCCAAAGTGTGAGCATTACCGTACCATCGCTGACGAAAATAGCGGGATAATCCTCTTTTCGTTTTACCTCTTTCCATCCCAGAAGCGTGGTAAAAAAGCGCGCGCTTTCTTCCAATGCTGATACCGTCAGACCTATATGGTGAACGCCGTGTGTGAGTGGTGAGTTCATGGTGACTTCCTCAATGAGGGATAAAGTTAATGACGACTACTTTGTTCGTCGGTTTGCTTCATCGGTGTGTAACAGCACCGGGTTATGGCTAAGAAGGACGAGGGAAGGCTAACCGTCTGGCGTGCTGGCGATAAACATCCTCGCCGCTGGTCAGGCCAACAAATTCGGCTCTCACGATCATCCCTTCAATAAAAGTCATGATCGCTTCGATTTTGTCTTCTTTTTCTGGCTCTTCGGCAGTGAATAGCGATAGTAAGAATGACTTGATCCAGGTTTTATGGCGGAGAG
The genomic region above belongs to Pectobacterium colocasium and contains:
- a CDS encoding FidL, with protein sequence MLIIKVRKKIFCTTVVLFISFSLGIIFYLKSNLYRKPLICQGEVTFYSEEQRIRTEYDVYFYLNNKNRALVLVNGFYLGKDGVPLTIRRTFSFDSVWEGNRLMVHNILINKNINDKAPNDAIPILAENDVIQFEMLTKHAYLISTVQSKMACNIRD
- the cueP gene encoding copper-binding periplasmic metallochaperone CueP; its protein translation is MMKIKMMAALLALTLSGPGVAAATDANAFLAKQGLAGKTVEQIVDTIDQSPQARPLPYSASVTSKELKLSDGQQQYSYPLGDKFYLSFAPYIQQTHPCFNHSLSECKGELANTAFEVKITDKAGNVIVQKTLSSHQNGFVGVWLPRNIEGTINVTYQGRVASSPFATYDDSQTCMTTLPLKEA
- a CDS encoding fimbrial protein, with the protein product MKLSKIALTSLIPVVFSFSAYAADSHNGSVTFKGKIIDTPCSVSQEDLHQTIEFGEISKTVLENGGTSEIKPFDITLRDCSLDTATSAKIVFSGGVASGTNNELLALNGSAGGAGIAVERIGEKIKFDGTTPAVPATPLANGDNIFSFTSYVTKLPTPQEGEAPAVTTGSFASTANFVVSYQ
- a CDS encoding VOC family protein gives rise to the protein MNSPLTHGVHHIGLTVSALEESARFFTTLLGWKEVKRKEDYPAIFVSDGTVMLTLWQTQTTEPVQFDRKRHVGLHHLAIKVDSKAALLEIAEKLSAHNINIEFAPALVSGGPAMHMMCYEPSGIRIEFYWSGQ
- a CDS encoding winged helix-turn-helix domain-containing protein — encoded protein: MVYLINDLIIFNEGEGTLAWIERENEATSLSFPVSRLFCLLIENQGVTLSRDFLLKEALEKHALCPSLNNLNNYLSLLRKVLREFDLSDAIVTIPKLGIIFNVKSVTNYPAVGEEEKEKERLNQEVEDKIEEDIDDGEKSFSIEHHAIPEPVKKQKYIMFLLIWAAIVGVFLLALENINRFPYRPLVDVKMSGKCDLFYLYDSVGYPLPIDYENLCSDNTLFFLSKKIVISEMLDKKSEIVISCRKDGKGCVTYVNN